The proteins below are encoded in one region of Sporosarcina sp. FSL K6-1508:
- a CDS encoding LysE family transporter, whose translation MNSIFIYIFLGVSLATPIGPVKTVLLNTGIKNGFFHAWFFSLGSLATDIMYMFMVYFGIGQFIDSPLLKTILWSFGCFVLMYTGIENLLSLHKIDINLKFAKRVRLRKSILSGFFMSLFNPLTILFWLGIYGSILAKTAGVATGYQIILNSIAILIGIMLVDFIMAFLSSGARRLLSTKLLKIVSIISSISMIGFGIYFGFQAFQALF comes from the coding sequence ATGAATTCAATATTTATCTATATCTTTTTAGGTGTATCATTAGCTACTCCAATTGGTCCCGTTAAGACAGTTCTATTAAACACGGGCATTAAAAATGGATTTTTTCATGCTTGGTTTTTTAGTCTTGGTTCTTTAGCAACTGACATCATGTATATGTTCATGGTTTATTTTGGGATTGGACAATTTATTGATTCCCCTTTACTGAAAACAATCCTTTGGTCATTCGGCTGTTTTGTTCTTATGTACACAGGTATAGAAAATTTACTTTCTCTACATAAAATTGATATCAACTTGAAATTCGCTAAAAGAGTCCGACTTAGAAAGTCAATCTTATCTGGTTTCTTCATGTCATTGTTTAATCCACTTACCATCCTTTTTTGGCTAGGGATATATGGTTCCATCCTCGCGAAAACCGCTGGCGTCGCTACAGGCTATCAAATCATTTTAAATAGTATTGCGATATTGATTGGCATTATGTTAGTGGATTTTATAATGGCCTTTCTTTCCAGCGGAGCTCGTAGATTATTATCCACTAAGCTTTTGAAAATCGTCTCTATTATCTCATCCATATCTATGATTGGGTTCGGAATCTACTTTGGCTTTCAGGCTTTTCAAGCTTTATTTTAA
- the nagE gene encoding N-acetylglucosamine-specific PTS transporter subunit IIBC yields MMKYLQKLGRSLMLPVAVLPAAAILMGIGYWIDHDGWGAGNAVAAFLITAGSSIIDHIPILFAVGVALGMSKTKDGSAALSGLVAFLVATSLLSIDSVAMLQGIDSENVNKAFERIDNAFIGIISGIIASIMYNRFSQVQLPDFLAFFSGKRLVPIMSAVAMLVASAALFFIWPLFYGALVSFGEGISGLGNVGAGLYGFFNRLLIPTGLHHALNAVFWFDTIGIDDIGKFWDGSGIKGVTGMYQAGFFPIMMFGLPAAGLAMYHTAKTKRKKQTASLMLAAGFAAFFTGVTEPLEFAFMFLAPALYVVHAALTGLSLFIAATFQWTAGFGFSAGFVDLFLSSKLPLANQPYMLIVQGLVFAVIYYFLFRFLIVKFDLKTPGRGDDEDYEDQGGETIAPSGNKFSAMAAKIYDGLGGDANVNSIDFCASRLRVEVKDMTVVDQKKIKDTGVPGINVVGPQSIQVIVGTNVQFVADEIEKIRK; encoded by the coding sequence ATGATGAAATATCTGCAAAAGCTTGGCCGTTCTTTAATGTTACCTGTAGCCGTATTACCTGCTGCAGCAATTTTAATGGGGATTGGATACTGGATTGACCATGATGGATGGGGTGCGGGAAATGCAGTAGCAGCTTTCTTAATTACAGCTGGATCTTCGATTATTGATCATATTCCAATCTTATTTGCTGTAGGAGTCGCATTAGGGATGTCTAAGACCAAAGATGGTTCTGCCGCACTTAGTGGATTGGTCGCTTTCTTAGTCGCCACGAGCTTGCTATCAATAGACAGTGTTGCAATGCTACAAGGTATTGATTCGGAAAATGTTAACAAAGCTTTCGAAAGAATTGATAATGCTTTTATAGGGATTATTTCTGGGATTATTGCGTCGATCATGTACAATCGTTTCAGCCAAGTTCAATTACCAGATTTCTTAGCATTTTTTAGTGGTAAACGGCTTGTCCCAATCATGTCCGCAGTTGCTATGTTAGTCGCTTCAGCTGCATTGTTCTTTATCTGGCCCCTTTTCTATGGTGCGTTGGTTTCTTTTGGAGAAGGAATAAGTGGGTTAGGCAATGTTGGCGCAGGCCTATATGGCTTCTTTAACCGCCTGTTAATCCCTACTGGATTACATCATGCTTTGAATGCTGTATTCTGGTTTGACACAATTGGTATTGACGACATCGGAAAGTTCTGGGATGGTAGCGGAATCAAAGGAGTCACCGGTATGTACCAAGCAGGGTTTTTCCCGATTATGATGTTCGGGTTGCCCGCTGCAGGTCTAGCGATGTATCATACTGCAAAGACAAAAAGAAAAAAACAAACGGCATCATTAATGTTAGCTGCAGGGTTTGCTGCATTCTTTACAGGAGTTACTGAACCACTTGAATTTGCATTTATGTTCCTTGCACCAGCTCTTTATGTCGTACATGCGGCTTTAACTGGATTATCTTTATTTATTGCTGCAACATTTCAGTGGACGGCAGGATTTGGATTTAGTGCTGGTTTTGTAGACCTTTTCTTAAGTTCAAAATTACCACTAGCTAACCAACCTTATATGTTAATCGTTCAAGGGTTAGTATTCGCGGTTATTTACTATTTCCTCTTCCGATTCCTAATCGTAAAGTTCGACTTGAAAACACCAGGCAGAGGAGACGACGAGGATTATGAAGATCAAGGTGGCGAAACGATTGCTCCATCAGGAAATAAATTCTCTGCGATGGCGGCTAAAATTTATGATGGTTTAGGCGGAGACGCTAACGTAAATTCTATTGACTTCTGTGCATCACGCTTACGTGTAGAGGTAAAAGATATGACTGTTGTCGATCAAAAGAAAATCAAAGATACTGGTGTACCGGGGATAAATGTTGTCGGTCCACAAAGCATTCAAGTTATTGTAGGAACAAACGTACAATTCGTGGCAGATGAAATTGAAAAAATCCGCAAGTGA
- a CDS encoding LysE family transporter, whose protein sequence is MNSLAAYIFLGVSLAAPIGPVNAAQLDTGIKNGFFHAWIFGLGALTADILYMGMVYYGVGQIIDSPLVKIILWSFGCFVLTYTGIESLLSLHKIELNLKSGEKNRLRRSVLTGFFMSLLNPLTILFWLGIYGSVLAETAKTFTGNQLIMNSLAIVVGIILWDTIMATISSGARRLLSTKLLKVISILSSLSMIGFGIYFGIQAYHALF, encoded by the coding sequence ATGAATTCACTAGCCGCCTATATCTTTTTAGGCGTTTCTTTAGCTGCGCCAATCGGCCCTGTTAACGCTGCGCAGCTAGACACAGGAATTAAAAACGGATTTTTTCATGCTTGGATTTTTGGTTTAGGTGCCTTAACAGCCGACATCTTGTATATGGGAATGGTTTATTACGGGGTCGGTCAAATTATTGACTCACCTCTTGTAAAAATAATACTTTGGTCATTTGGTTGTTTTGTCCTTACATATACAGGCATAGAAAGTTTACTATCACTACATAAAATTGAATTAAATTTGAAATCAGGTGAAAAAAATCGTCTTAGGCGTTCAGTATTAACTGGTTTTTTCATGTCTCTATTAAATCCCCTAACGATACTTTTTTGGCTGGGCATCTATGGTTCAGTTCTTGCGGAAACAGCCAAAACCTTTACTGGCAATCAACTCATTATGAATAGCCTAGCCATCGTCGTTGGAATCATTTTATGGGATACAATAATGGCCACAATATCAAGTGGAGCCCGTAGATTATTATCCACGAAGCTCCTGAAGGTTATCTCTATACTATCTTCCCTATCCATGATTGGTTTCGGAATATATTTTGGGATTCAAGCCTATCACGCACTATTTTGA
- a CDS encoding PRD domain-containing protein has protein sequence MKITKILNNNAVVVLDDRQEKIAVGAGIAFNKKRNDIVNIHKIEKIFVMRENDKLQQLLSRIPEEHFTISEEIITYAETNMGAKLNEHIHIVLTDHLSFAIERVRDGIHLNNKLLHEIKILYRREFEIGLWAIQHIKEKCQVDMPVDEAAYIALHIHTMKPQGGDLHQTVRQTTIIRDMVKTIKRQLKISVEEDDISYHRLITHLRFTLTRMNNYGLHTMDEEMLVMIKKKFPLSYSCAVKVAKELVVMHGVELPEQELGYIALHIERLKKK, from the coding sequence ATGAAAATCACAAAGATTCTCAATAATAATGCTGTAGTTGTACTAGACGACAGGCAAGAAAAAATTGCAGTTGGCGCCGGGATTGCTTTTAATAAGAAACGCAACGACATCGTCAATATCCACAAAATTGAAAAGATATTTGTCATGAGGGAAAATGACAAACTACAGCAACTTCTAAGCCGAATTCCAGAAGAGCATTTTACCATCTCGGAAGAAATCATTACATATGCAGAGACAAACATGGGTGCAAAGTTAAACGAGCATATTCATATCGTCCTTACTGATCACCTCTCCTTTGCCATTGAAAGAGTGAGAGATGGTATTCATTTAAACAATAAGCTATTACATGAGATAAAAATCTTATACAGAAGAGAATTTGAAATTGGTCTTTGGGCAATCCAACATATTAAAGAAAAATGTCAAGTTGATATGCCTGTGGATGAAGCAGCCTATATCGCCCTTCATATCCATACTATGAAACCGCAAGGAGGTGATTTGCACCAAACAGTTAGGCAGACTACGATTATAAGAGATATGGTTAAAACGATTAAGCGGCAGTTAAAAATCAGCGTTGAAGAGGACGACATATCTTACCATCGGCTTATCACGCATCTTCGGTTTACGTTAACGAGAATGAATAATTATGGTCTTCACACGATGGATGAGGAAATGTTGGTTATGATTAAAAAGAAGTTCCCCCTGTCGTACAGTTGTGCTGTCAAGGTTGCAAAGGAATTAGTTGTGATGCACGGAGTAGAATTGCCAGAACAAGAGTTGGGATACATTGCACTACATATTGAAAGATTAAAAAAAAAATAA
- a CDS encoding small, acid-soluble spore protein tlp → MSRIIPKPNDSDDNVNRLKKTISNLEAAEAAMEFAEGKELATIKEKNERREESIEDLKSEISEENKSRINGYF, encoded by the coding sequence ATGTCTCGAATTATTCCGAAACCGAACGACTCAGATGATAATGTTAATAGGCTGAAGAAAACAATCAGTAATCTGGAAGCAGCAGAAGCGGCAATGGAATTTGCAGAAGGGAAAGAACTTGCTACGATCAAGGAGAAAAATGAACGTCGTGAAGAAAGTATTGAAGACTTAAAAAGTGAAATCAGCGAGGAAAATAAATCTCGAATTAACGGGTATTTTTAA
- a CDS encoding MFS transporter codes for MGKSENKVSVWCVVSMASIPLIMTLGNSMLIPVLPILEKKVGITSFQSSMIITSYSVAAIFLIPVAGYLSDRFGRKMVILPSLVFALIGGLIAGFASWKMEDPYTMIIIGRILQGVGAAGAMPIILPLVGDLYQDDDEKMSSCLGIIETSNTFGKVLSPILGSVFAAILWFLPFFSISALSLISIALIFFFVKVPKEKDEPIKFKQFLSNTKKVFKAEGKWLYTVFLNGVLVMLILFSMLFFLSENLEKVHDIKGIKKGFVLAIPLLLLCIASFISGRKIKGNVKTIKKVMITCLIVMSASVIFVGFTRDKLVLLLVVTSLVGIAIGALLPALDAIITENIKKELRGTVSSFYSSARFIGVAAGPPIMSLAMKNFLNLSYITAGVLGIILVFIVFKFIKVEEIEKTNKVV; via the coding sequence ATGGGAAAAAGTGAAAATAAAGTAAGTGTATGGTGCGTTGTAAGTATGGCATCAATTCCTCTCATCATGACGCTAGGAAATTCCATGCTAATTCCAGTGCTTCCGATACTGGAAAAAAAGGTTGGAATCACTTCATTTCAGTCGAGTATGATCATTACAAGCTATTCAGTCGCCGCTATTTTTCTTATACCAGTAGCGGGCTATTTATCAGACCGCTTCGGCAGGAAAATGGTGATACTACCGAGTTTAGTCTTCGCTTTAATTGGGGGTTTGATTGCTGGGTTTGCTTCATGGAAAATGGAGGATCCTTACACCATGATTATCATTGGCAGAATCCTGCAGGGCGTAGGGGCAGCCGGAGCCATGCCTATCATTTTGCCGCTCGTGGGTGACCTCTATCAGGATGATGATGAAAAAATGAGTTCTTGTTTAGGTATTATTGAAACATCGAACACTTTTGGAAAAGTATTAAGTCCCATCCTGGGTTCAGTATTTGCCGCTATTTTATGGTTTCTGCCGTTCTTCTCCATTTCTGCGCTTAGTTTAATCTCTATTGCACTTATTTTTTTCTTTGTTAAAGTCCCCAAAGAAAAAGATGAACCAATAAAGTTCAAGCAATTTTTAAGTAACACAAAAAAAGTATTCAAGGCAGAAGGAAAATGGTTGTATACCGTATTCCTAAATGGGGTCCTTGTAATGCTGATATTATTCAGTATGTTATTTTTCTTATCAGAAAACCTTGAAAAAGTTCATGATATAAAGGGCATTAAGAAAGGTTTTGTTTTAGCTATTCCCCTTCTTTTACTTTGTATTGCATCGTTTATCTCCGGTCGAAAAATCAAAGGAAATGTAAAGACGATTAAAAAAGTCATGATTACATGCTTGATCGTAATGTCTGCCAGCGTCATTTTCGTAGGATTTACGCGCGATAAACTGGTCCTTCTGTTAGTAGTCACAAGCCTAGTGGGTATTGCCATTGGCGCATTATTACCTGCACTGGACGCTATTATAACTGAAAATATAAAAAAAGAACTAAGAGGAACTGTTTCTTCTTTTTATAGCTCGGCAAGGTTTATTGGCGTTGCAGCAGGCCCACCTATTATGTCACTCGCTATGAAAAACTTTCTTAACCTCAGCTATATTACAGCGGGTGTATTGGGGATTATTCTGGTGTTCATTGTCTTTAAGTTCATCAAAGTCGAGGAAATTGAAAAAACGAATAAAGTGGTGTAA